The following coding sequences lie in one Rutidosis leptorrhynchoides isolate AG116_Rl617_1_P2 chromosome 4, CSIRO_AGI_Rlap_v1, whole genome shotgun sequence genomic window:
- the LOC139843808 gene encoding protein DETOXIFICATION 43-like isoform X1, which yields MLFWILHVQDSKVFTLFPSMAEDGVVLPSERNCKLPIFVFFKDLRLVLKMDSLGKEILTIAVPAAMALAADPIASLIDTAFIGRIGPVEIAAVGVSIAIFNQVSKVAIFPLVSITTSFVAEEETIERINSESTKLEKTWVSKRETNELKQDDVKLENLENDSTVEDEKTELAPDNNSFKTSPCKHVVTIESNSNGSKVKRQKRNIPSASTALFFGAVLGLVETLLLVLLAKPLLSLMGVKTGSPMLLPAHRYLSLRALGAPAVLLSLAMQGVFRGFKDTKTPLYATVAGDVANIILDPILIFACKLGVSGAAIAHVLSQYLISAILFVKLMQQVDLLPPSIKALQFSRFLQNGFLLLFKVIAATICVTLAASLAARLGSTPMAAFQICLQVWLTSSLLADGLAVAGQAIIASSFAEKNYEKATAAAARVLQMGFIMGLGLALLVGLGLKFGSGVFTKDINVKHIITIGVPFVAGTQPINSIAFVYDGVNFGASDFAYSAYSMILVAIGSIGSLLALYKAGGFVGIWVALSIFMGLRAIAGIWRMGTGTGPWSFLKK from the exons ATGCT ATTTTGGATCTTACACGTTCAGGACTCCAAAGTTTTCACGTTGTTCCCTTCTATGGCCGAAGATGGCGTTGTGCTTCCATCAGAGAGAAATTGCAAACTTCCAATCTTTGTTTTCTTCAAAGATCTTAG GCTTGTCTTGAAGATGGACTCACTTGGAAAGGAAATACTTACAATTGCTGTACCGGCAGCCATGGCATTAGCGGCTGATCCTATCGCTTCTTTAATTGACACTGCTTTTATTGGTCGTATTG GCCCGGTTGAAATTGCTGCTGTTGGGGTATCTATTGCTATTTTCAATCAAGTGTCGAAAGTAGCCATATTCCCACTTGTTAGTATTACAACTTCATTTGTTGCCGAGGAAGAAACGATCGAAAGAATAAACAGTGAATCAACCAAGCTTGAGAAAACTTGGGTGAGTAAACGGGAGACAAACGAATTGAAGCAAGATGATGTCAAACTTGAAAACTTGGAAAATGATTCGACAGTTGAGGATGAGAAAACCGAATTGGCACCAGATAATAACA gtttcaaaacAAGTCCATGCAAGCATGTGGTTACTATCGAAAGCAACTCAAACGGGTCAAAGGTCAAAAGACAAAAGAGAAATATCCCTTCTGCATCAACTGCATTGTTCTTCGGTGCAGTGCTCGGTCTTGTTGAAACGCTACTGCTTGTACTTTTAGCAAAACCGTTATTAAGTTTGATGGGTGTAAAAACC GGTTCTCCAATGCTATTACCGGCTCATAGATACTTATCGTTACGTGCACTCGGTGCTCCGGCAGTTCTACTTTCGTTAGCAATGCAAGGTGTTTTTCGGGGCTTCAAGGATACTAAAACTCCTTTATACGCAACTG TTGCAGGGGATGTAGCAAACATAATCTTGGATCCAATTCTTATCTTCGCCTGCAAATTAGGAGTTAGTGGTGCAGCCATTGCCCATGTTCTTTCCCA GTACTTGATATCGGCAATCCTGTTTGTCAAATTAATGCAACAGGTTGACCTACTACCTCCGAGTATTAAAGCTTTGCAGTTTAGTAGGTTTCTTCAAAATG GTTTTCTGTTACTGTTTAAAGTAATAGCAGCAACCATATGTGTAACGTTGGCTGCATCATTGGCTGCAAGGTTAGGTTCAACGCCTATGGCTGCATTCCAAATTTGCCTACAAGTATGGTTGACGTCTTCTCTTCTTGCTGATGGTTTGGCCGTTGCTGGACag GCGATTATTGCTTCATCATTTGCTGAAAAGAACTACGAGAAGGCAACGGCAGCAGCAGCTCGAGTGTTACAG ATGGGATTCATAATGGGTCTGGGGCTCGCGCTGCTTGTTGGACTCGGGTTGAAGTTTGGTTCTGGGGTGTTTACTAAAGACATAAATGTTAAGCACATAATAACCATAGGTGTTCCG TTTGTTGCTGGCACTCAACCAATCAATTCAATAGCATTTGTTTACGACGGTGTTAATTTTGGGGCATCTGATTTTGCTTATTCTGCGTACTCGATG ATCTTAGTGGCGATTGGGAGCATTGGATCATTATTGGCGTTGTACAAAGCTGGTGGTTTCGTAGGAATATGGGTCGCTTTATCCATTTTCATGGGATTACGTGCTATCGCAGGCATTTGGAG GATGGGAACGGGAACTGGTCCATGGTCATTTCTTAAGAAGTAG